A genomic region of Rhizomicrobium sp. contains the following coding sequences:
- a CDS encoding alcohol dehydrogenase codes for MKSQAITEFGKPLQEIETATPVPTGTEVLLKVLNAGVCHSDVHIHDGYFDLGNGAKLPMANMKLPHTLGHEIEGEVVAVGPDVKGIDIGVRYAAFPWIGCGKCPSCLRGEENLCIGGPRQLGCSSGVAGGYATHVLVPHPKYLIDYGKTDPALGAAYMCSGLTAYSAMKRVGALGPDDQVLVLGVGGVGMMGVQFAKAMFHKGPLAADIIDSHLEAAKKAGASATYNTKEPDAAKKVMADTKGGAYAVVDFVGSEKSFAFASQAVRRGGKVIIVGLFGGAMSMPLPMFPFRTISIGGSMTGSLGETLEMMDLVRAGKVDPIPYSKRPLSAANQTLEDLREGKITGRVVLTP; via the coding sequence GTGAAAAGCCAGGCCATCACCGAATTCGGCAAGCCGCTGCAGGAAATCGAGACGGCGACGCCCGTGCCGACCGGCACCGAGGTGCTGCTGAAAGTCCTGAACGCCGGCGTGTGCCATTCCGACGTCCACATCCATGACGGCTATTTCGACCTCGGGAACGGCGCCAAGCTGCCCATGGCCAACATGAAGCTGCCGCACACGCTCGGCCACGAGATCGAGGGCGAGGTCGTCGCCGTGGGTCCCGACGTGAAGGGCATCGACATCGGCGTGCGCTATGCGGCGTTCCCCTGGATCGGCTGCGGCAAGTGCCCGTCCTGCCTGCGCGGCGAGGAGAATCTGTGCATCGGCGGCCCGCGCCAGCTCGGCTGTTCGTCGGGCGTGGCCGGCGGCTACGCGACCCATGTCCTGGTGCCGCATCCCAAATATCTCATCGACTACGGCAAGACCGATCCGGCGCTGGGCGCGGCCTATATGTGCTCGGGCCTCACCGCCTATTCGGCGATGAAGCGCGTCGGCGCGCTCGGGCCGGACGACCAGGTGCTGGTGCTGGGCGTCGGCGGCGTCGGCATGATGGGCGTGCAGTTCGCCAAGGCGATGTTCCACAAGGGCCCGCTGGCCGCGGACATCATCGACTCGCATCTGGAAGCGGCCAAGAAGGCCGGCGCCTCGGCGACCTACAACACCAAGGAGCCGGACGCGGCCAAGAAGGTGATGGCCGACACCAAGGGCGGCGCCTATGCGGTGGTCGATTTCGTGGGCTCGGAGAAGAGCTTCGCCTTCGCCAGCCAGGCGGTGCGGCGCGGCGGCAAGGTGATCATCGTCGGGCTGTTCGGCGGCGCGATGAGCATGCCGCTGCCAATGTTCCCGTTCCGCACGATCTCCATCGGCGGCTCGATGACCGGCTCGCTGGGCGAGACGCTGGAGATGATGGATCTGGTGCGCGCCGGCAAGGTCGACCCGATCCCCTATTCCAAGCGGCCGCTCAGCGCGGCGAACCAGACGCTGGAGGATCTGCGCGAAGGCAAGATCACCGGCCGCGTGGTGCTGACGCCGTAG